One region of Megalopta genalis isolate 19385.01 chromosome 15, iyMegGena1_principal, whole genome shotgun sequence genomic DNA includes:
- the mRpL43 gene encoding mitochondrial ribosomal protein L43 has translation MSNHHLFLTYGYVRPPFGLGIGRYVCQLQRVTLKFCKRMGDSGGIRKFLENDLINFARENPGVVVYVKPRRHRSAVIKAEYLNGETQWMSVANYSREDVYQLMHLMKTQYHDGSSVRLLKLWRTNFPSIQGPWTPFTFKEPALNLTEYPDEKLGKSKLQEPSATEELIRLFKEQQEMEKLQEEEEKIKKGLAK, from the exons ATGTCAAATCACCACTTATTTCTTACGTATGGATATGTTCGTCCACCTTTTGGCTTAGGTATTGGTCGCTATGTATGTCAGCTCCAAAGAGTTACATTAAAATTTTGTAAACGAATGGGTGATAGTGGTGGAATAAG GAAGTTTCTTGAAAATGATTTAATCAATTTTGCAAGAGAAAATCCTGGAGTTGTAGTATACGTTAAACCAAGAAGACACAGAAGTGCAGTTATAAAAGCAGAATATT TGAATGGAGAGACACAGTGGATGAGTGTTGCCAATTATAGTCGTGAAGACGTTTATCAATTGATGCATTTAATGAAAACACAATATCATGATGGATCTTCTGTTAGATTACTCAAATTATGGCGTACAAATTTCCCTTCGATTCAAGGACCTTGGACACCTTTTACCTTTAAGGAACCAGCATTAAATTTGACAGAATATCCTGAT GAAAAGCTTGGAAAATCTAAATTACAAGAGCCCTCAGCAACAGAAGAATTGATTAGATTATTTAAGGAACAACAAGAAATGGAGAAActgcaagaagaagaagaaaagattaaaaaaggactggctaaataa
- the LOC117219695 gene encoding uncharacterized protein LOC117219695 isoform X1, whose translation MKMQERRCDLIGKQKYLREKITTMERSIPALIAYNMWMAKDKCDDAPTCKVREIMKKFSTYPDPTEKLLANLKRAVKELNEETAELHEKIIQADVKLEETDMELESLELLNKEMNVKLTSLEKEVKSYTTPSLHSIRSEDLICLSKIHQLAKEELCMKHCIKQMEQKETLFKEHMDQLLTCKEYQNICDKRKMVSCFQNLDCSGRMLCYEPKKCPWYKPTIHRLKKKLGHERREILIESEKTQTQNDAIVSTSEHSISKRDKSQGTMEKKSSWIPNWFSKNQKSQEGIPPSKADESSIISTEENNKSNKPVTVEASTEPVHLAEEPKENKKTSDKQAKTSKYTTFSKPCDRNVCLPVAKKGGSKKGKERLCAGKLFTPCNISCMKPRKGCFSPMVPKKSCFDTSCCLVDHGIKKPCKLYMPSCDLKGSCEICPSVLCKDYFPPTNNCRCNCKGKCAKVLSEAKCNCNDALLDPLETYQPTASQLHNTPYNYDSNSDDEFCECCSCGCEDSDESYSCKCN comes from the exons ATGAAGATGCAAGAACGTCGCTGCGATCTGATCGGCAAACAGAAATATTTACGCGAAAAGATCACGACAATGGAACGGTCGATTCCAGCGTTGATAGCGTACAATATGTGGATGGCCAAGGATAAATGTGACGATGCACCGACTTGCAAAGTCCGTGAAATCATGAAGAAATTCTCTACGTATCCAGACCCAACCGAAAAACTTCTCGCAAACTTGAAGAGAGCGGTGAAGGAACTGAACGAGGAGACAGCCGAGTTGCAT GAAAAGATTATTCAAGCAGATGTTAAGTTAGAAGAGACAGATATGGAACTCGAATCTTTAGAACTATTGAATAAAGAGATGAATGTAAAGTTGACCAGTTTGGAGAAAGAAGTTAAGAGTTACACTACTCCAAGTCTTCACTCCATACGCTCGGAGGATTTGATTTGTCTATCGAAGATTCATCAACTAGCTAAAGAGGAGCTATGCATGAAACACTGTATCAAGCAGATGGAGCAGAAGGAGACACTGTTCAAAGAACATATGGACCAATTATTAACATGCAAAGAATACCAAAATATCTGTGATAAACGAAAAATGGTTAGTTGTTTTCAAAACTTGGACTGCAGTGGGAGGATGCTATGCTATGAGCCTAAAAAATGCCCATGGTACAAGCCAACTATTCATCGTTTGAAGAAAAAGCTGGGCCATGAGAGAAGAGAAATTCTTATTGAAAGTGAGAAG ACACAGACTCAGAACGATGCAATAGTCTCTACTTCTGAACATAGTATCAGCAAGCGAGATAAATCACAAGGAACAATGGAGAAAAAGTCTTCATGGATACCTAATTGGTTTTCAAAAAATCAGAAGAGTCAGGAAGGTATTCCTCCTTCAAAAGCTGATGAATCAAGTATAATTTCCACTGAGGAAAACAAT AAATCTAACAAACCAGTCACAGTCGAAGCGTCGACGGAACCAGTTCATCTCGCAGAAGAACCGAAAGAAAACAAGAAAACTAGTGATAAACAGGCCAAAACATCAAAATACACGACGTTTAGCAAACCTTGTGACCGCAATGTTTGTCTTCCAGTTGCTAAAAAAGGTGGCagtaaaaaaggaaaagaaagacTCTGTGCAGGAAAATTATTTACACCTTGTAATATTTCCTGTATGAAGCCGCGCAAAGGTTGCTTTAGCCCTATGGTGCCAAAAAAATCTTGTTTTGATACTTCCTGTTGTCTAGTCGATCATG GTATTAAAAAACCATGCAAATTGTACATGCCATCATGCGATCTCAAAGGTTCATGCGAAATTTGTCCTTCAGTGTTGTGCAAAGACTATTTTCCACCCACAAACAACTGCAGATGCAACTGCAAGGGAAAGTGTGCCAAAGTATTGTCAGAAGCAAAGTGTAATTGCAACGACGCATTATTGGACCCATTAGAAACGTATCAACCCACAGCTTCTCAGCTGCATAATACTCCATATAATTATGATAGCAATAGTGACGACGAATTTTGCGAATGTTGTTCCTGCGGCTGTGAAGACAGCGATGAATCTTATTCATGTAAGTGCAATTAA
- the LOC117219695 gene encoding uncharacterized protein LOC117219695 isoform X2 yields MYGTIDIQRLNREKIIQADVKLEETDMELESLELLNKEMNVKLTSLEKEVKSYTTPSLHSIRSEDLICLSKIHQLAKEELCMKHCIKQMEQKETLFKEHMDQLLTCKEYQNICDKRKMVSCFQNLDCSGRMLCYEPKKCPWYKPTIHRLKKKLGHERREILIESEKTQTQNDAIVSTSEHSISKRDKSQGTMEKKSSWIPNWFSKNQKSQEGIPPSKADESSIISTEENNKSNKPVTVEASTEPVHLAEEPKENKKTSDKQAKTSKYTTFSKPCDRNVCLPVAKKGGSKKGKERLCAGKLFTPCNISCMKPRKGCFSPMVPKKSCFDTSCCLVDHGIKKPCKLYMPSCDLKGSCEICPSVLCKDYFPPTNNCRCNCKGKCAKVLSEAKCNCNDALLDPLETYQPTASQLHNTPYNYDSNSDDEFCECCSCGCEDSDESYSCKCN; encoded by the exons ATGTACGGAACGATTGACATTCAACGATTAAATCGG GAAAAGATTATTCAAGCAGATGTTAAGTTAGAAGAGACAGATATGGAACTCGAATCTTTAGAACTATTGAATAAAGAGATGAATGTAAAGTTGACCAGTTTGGAGAAAGAAGTTAAGAGTTACACTACTCCAAGTCTTCACTCCATACGCTCGGAGGATTTGATTTGTCTATCGAAGATTCATCAACTAGCTAAAGAGGAGCTATGCATGAAACACTGTATCAAGCAGATGGAGCAGAAGGAGACACTGTTCAAAGAACATATGGACCAATTATTAACATGCAAAGAATACCAAAATATCTGTGATAAACGAAAAATGGTTAGTTGTTTTCAAAACTTGGACTGCAGTGGGAGGATGCTATGCTATGAGCCTAAAAAATGCCCATGGTACAAGCCAACTATTCATCGTTTGAAGAAAAAGCTGGGCCATGAGAGAAGAGAAATTCTTATTGAAAGTGAGAAG ACACAGACTCAGAACGATGCAATAGTCTCTACTTCTGAACATAGTATCAGCAAGCGAGATAAATCACAAGGAACAATGGAGAAAAAGTCTTCATGGATACCTAATTGGTTTTCAAAAAATCAGAAGAGTCAGGAAGGTATTCCTCCTTCAAAAGCTGATGAATCAAGTATAATTTCCACTGAGGAAAACAAT AAATCTAACAAACCAGTCACAGTCGAAGCGTCGACGGAACCAGTTCATCTCGCAGAAGAACCGAAAGAAAACAAGAAAACTAGTGATAAACAGGCCAAAACATCAAAATACACGACGTTTAGCAAACCTTGTGACCGCAATGTTTGTCTTCCAGTTGCTAAAAAAGGTGGCagtaaaaaaggaaaagaaagacTCTGTGCAGGAAAATTATTTACACCTTGTAATATTTCCTGTATGAAGCCGCGCAAAGGTTGCTTTAGCCCTATGGTGCCAAAAAAATCTTGTTTTGATACTTCCTGTTGTCTAGTCGATCATG GTATTAAAAAACCATGCAAATTGTACATGCCATCATGCGATCTCAAAGGTTCATGCGAAATTTGTCCTTCAGTGTTGTGCAAAGACTATTTTCCACCCACAAACAACTGCAGATGCAACTGCAAGGGAAAGTGTGCCAAAGTATTGTCAGAAGCAAAGTGTAATTGCAACGACGCATTATTGGACCCATTAGAAACGTATCAACCCACAGCTTCTCAGCTGCATAATACTCCATATAATTATGATAGCAATAGTGACGACGAATTTTGCGAATGTTGTTCCTGCGGCTGTGAAGACAGCGATGAATCTTATTCATGTAAGTGCAATTAA
- the LOC117219698 gene encoding aldo-keto reductase 1B gives MTLNVPMMKFYNGNEVPAFGLGTWKSKPGEVTQAVKDAIDLGYRHIDCAHVYGNEKEVGVALKAKIAEGVVKRQDLFITSKLWNTFHKPELVEPAIKTTLSNLGLEYLDLYLIHWPMAYKEGDDLFPKNADDTLVLSNVDYMDTWKAMEGLVTKGLTKNIGLSNFNSEQVERVLKNCTIKPVTNQIECHPYLTQKKLSALCVGKGILITAYSPLGSPDRPWAQPDDPKLMDDKKLGELAKKYNKTPAQVLIRYQLDRGHIVIPKSVTKSRIAENAEVFDFKLTSEDIAYIDTFDCNGRICPMPGTEPSPHYPFHIPF, from the exons TCTAAACCTGGCGAGGTTACACAAGCTGTCAAGGATGCTATTGACTTGGGATATCGTCATATTGATTGTGCTCATGTATATGGAAACGAGAAGGAAGTCGGTGTTGCCCTTAAAGCCAAGATAGCTGAAGGTGTTGTGAAAAGGCAAGACCTTTTTATAACAAGCAAATTATGGAATACGTTCCATAAACCAGAACTGGTTGAGCCAGCTATCAAAACTACTCTGTCCAATCTGGGTTTGGAATACTTGGATTTGTACCTGATTCATTGGCCAATGGCTTACAAAGAAGGCGATGATCTCTTCCCAAAGAATGCTGATGATACTCTAGTCTTGAGCAATGTCGATTATATGGATACATGGAAGGCCATGGAAGGTTTGGTAACTAAGGGACTTACAAAGAACATTGGTCTTAGCAACTTCAATTCTGAACAAGTGGAAAGAGTGCTAAAGAACTGTACCATCAAACCAGTTACAAATCAG ATCGAATGTCATCCATACCTAACTCAGAAAAAGCTGTCTGCACTCTGTGTTGGGAAAGGTATTCTTATCACAGCCTACAGTCCTCTTGGATCTCCTGACAGGCCATGGGCGCAACCCGATGATCCCAAACTGATGGATGACAAAAAATTGGGTGAATTAGCgaaaaaatataacaaaacaCCTGCACAAGTTTTGATTAGATATCAG TTGGACCGTGGACACATTGTAATCCCTAAGTCAGTTACAAAGTCGCGAATCGCTGAGAACGCCGAGgtctttgatttcaagcttacttcTGAAGATATTGCATACATCGATACATTTGATTGTAACGGCAGGATCTGTCCAATGCCTGG TACGGAACCAAGTCCCCACTACCCTTTCCACATTCCTTTCTAA